A section of the Bombus terrestris chromosome 2, iyBomTerr1.2, whole genome shotgun sequence genome encodes:
- the LOC100647889 gene encoding platelet-derived growth factor subunit A isoform X1: MSHLIRYRTLVLVIFCGLVMPHKAEIVFPDQIASRQSKFLVEPRTAENTALLLRSQSSETVKRINSPEEFLRMIGVSPSQVFLTSRMGVPEERSNSEMAKQANCEPSPTVVPTYQRNDPSIIYFPRCTRVKRCTGCCGSELLSCQPKEIETRNFEIMLAKLTAQGRFEYQGKQIVPIDEHIRCGCDCVIKPSDCTPKQVYKENLCRCVCSNTDDRAKCIEHPDKIWDSIYCNCSCRNAHECSTGFFYNQNTCRCEQLPISRSWFTSTKGTDYKFGQTQKPDVPPVIIPLDANDPRRKPKPDPE, encoded by the exons ATGTCGCATTTAATCAGATACAGAACGCTTGTTCTTGTGATTTTTTGTGGATTGGTGATGCCCCATAAGGCTGAAATAGTATTTCCTGACCAAATAGCTTCAAGACAGTCAAAGTTTCTGGTCGAACCAAGAACAGCAGAAAACACCGCATTGTTATTG CGGTCGCAGTCATCGGAAACAGTCAAGAGAATCAATTCGCCAGAAGAGTTCCTTCGAATGATCGGTGTATCACCGTCACAAGTCTTCCTTACTA GCAGAATGGGTGTACCTGAAGAACGCTCGAATAGTGAAATGGCAAAGCAAGCTAACTGTGAGCCTTCACCAACCGTAGTTCCTACATATCAACGTAACGATCCGTCTATCATCTATTTTCCCCGGTGTACACGAGTCAAAAGATGCACAGGTTGTTGCGGAAGCGAGTTACTCTCTTGTCAGCCAAAGGAAATAGAAACCCGAAATTTTGAA ATCATGTTGGCAAAATTGACAGCGCAAGGTAGATTCGAGTACCAAGGCAAACAAATCGTACCAATAGATGAGCACATCAGATGCGGATGTGACTGCGTAATAAAACCATCG GATTGTACGCCCAAACAGGTTTATAAGGAGAACTTATGTAGATGCGTGTGCAGCAACACGGACGATCGAGCGAAATGTATTGAGCACCCAGATAAAATCTGGGATTCGATATATTGTAACTGCTCTTGTAGAAACGCACATGAATGTTCGACCGGCTTCTTTTACAACCAGAATACGTGCAG atgTGAGCAATTACCGATATCTAGATCCTGGTTTACATCTACGAAAGGGACTGATTATAAATTTGGGCAAACACAAAAACCAGATGTACCACCAGTAATAATTCCTCTAGATGCAAATGATCCTAGGAGAAAACCTAAACCAGATCCAGAATAG
- the LOC100642718 gene encoding uncharacterized protein LOC100642718 isoform X2 codes for MAVKQGSLSMENHAQAISFANSYFALVDGLVSDLESQLSEDVVLYWFGSLIKGKKRVSTFLRNRKLNTRHIFPHIISTTDISYEKERLTRNKLCSCHYRKQQEYQTRHNNFVNDNSIICEPILQEMETSLSMCDVITDINHDEIHVKEIGAVDDTFYNLSEGDLCNLFKLGILSTDVEEIEHGINRIKLKEEMVPTIKRKCNRRDKHDIVEVKYVEANGEVEFSRKFWKLGSWNTYISRLATATLHTWRQPCKLQIAYTISSQCQTLKQSCETKNVTVRFVQPKVRLLSLQEINEITSRLMPNTNEFGGFLKDADFLADYKGFLENVKMEMAINDPCMPLFTAQYVKNKFVFNKPSISMDDPNGKDKKKFAFNYQIHLIIYQDIDICNMNKCCTILKE; via the exons ATGGCAGTAAAACAAG GTAGTTTATCAATGGAAAACCATGCGCAAGCTATTTCATTTGCGAATAGTTATTTCGCTTTGGTCGATGGTCTTGTTTCTGATTTAGAAAGTCAGCTCTCGGAGGATGTGGTCCTCTATTGGTTTGGCAGTTTGATCAAAGGCAAGAAACGTGTGTCTACCTTCTTGCGAAATCGTAAACTGAATACAAGGCATATATTCCCACATATTATATCGACCACTGATATCAGTTACGAAAAGGAAAGGTTAACTCG GAACAAACTTTGTTCGTGTCATTATCGAAAACAGCAAGAATATCAAACAAGGCATAATAATTTCGTCAATGATAATAGCATAATATGCGAGCCGATCCTCCAAGAAATGGAAACGTCATTGTCGATGTGTGACGTCATAACAGACATTAATCACGACGAAATTCATGTGAAGGAAATTGGCGCAGTGGACGACACGTTTTACAATCTAAGCGAGGGTGATCTCTGCAACCTTTTCAAGCTCGGCATCTTATCGACCGACGTAGAAGAAATCGAGCATGGCATTAATAGGATAAAATTGAAAGAGGAAATGGTACCAACCATCAAGAGAAAGTGTAATCGAAGAGATAAACACGATATCGTTGAAGTTAAGTATGTGGAGGCAAACGGCGAAGTAGAATTCTCCCGAAAATTTTGGAAACTAG GTTCCTGGAACACGTATATCTCGCGTCTCGCTACAGCTACTCTTCACACTTGGAGGCAGCCATGTAAATTGCAAATTGCATATACTATCTCGTCTCAATGTCAAACCTTGAAACAATCGTGTGAAACTAAAAATGTCACGGTACGATTCGTACAGCCTAAAGTCAGACTACTCAGTCTACAGGAGATTAATGAAATTACTAGTAGACTAATGCCTAATACGAACGAGTTCGGTGGATTTTTGAAGGATGCGGATTTCTTAGCGGATTATAAAGGTTTTCTAGAAAATGTGAAAATGGAAATGGCAATTAATGATCCTTGTATGCCATTATTCACTGCTCagtatgttaaaaataaatttgtcttTAATAAACCGTCCATCAGTATGGATGATCCCAATGgtaaagacaaaaaaaagttcGCTTTTAATTATCAGATTCATCTGATAATATATCAGGATATTGATATATGTAACATGAACAAGTGTTGCACGAttttaaaagaatga
- the LOC100647889 gene encoding vascular endothelial growth factor A-A isoform X2 codes for MSHLIRYRTLVLVIFCGLVMPHKAEIVFPDQIASRQSKFLVEPRTAENTALLLRSQSSETVKRINSPEEFLRMIGVSPSQVFLTSRMGVPEERSNSEMAKQANCEPSPTVVPTYQRNDPSIIYFPRCTRVKRCTGCCGSELLSCQPKEIETRNFEIMLAKLTAQGRFEYQGKQIVPIDEHIRCGCDCVIKPSDCTPKQVYKENLCRCVCSNTDDRAKCIEHPDKIWDSIYCNCSCRNAHECSTGFFYNQNTCRCERSPVEQRK; via the exons ATGTCGCATTTAATCAGATACAGAACGCTTGTTCTTGTGATTTTTTGTGGATTGGTGATGCCCCATAAGGCTGAAATAGTATTTCCTGACCAAATAGCTTCAAGACAGTCAAAGTTTCTGGTCGAACCAAGAACAGCAGAAAACACCGCATTGTTATTG CGGTCGCAGTCATCGGAAACAGTCAAGAGAATCAATTCGCCAGAAGAGTTCCTTCGAATGATCGGTGTATCACCGTCACAAGTCTTCCTTACTA GCAGAATGGGTGTACCTGAAGAACGCTCGAATAGTGAAATGGCAAAGCAAGCTAACTGTGAGCCTTCACCAACCGTAGTTCCTACATATCAACGTAACGATCCGTCTATCATCTATTTTCCCCGGTGTACACGAGTCAAAAGATGCACAGGTTGTTGCGGAAGCGAGTTACTCTCTTGTCAGCCAAAGGAAATAGAAACCCGAAATTTTGAA ATCATGTTGGCAAAATTGACAGCGCAAGGTAGATTCGAGTACCAAGGCAAACAAATCGTACCAATAGATGAGCACATCAGATGCGGATGTGACTGCGTAATAAAACCATCG GATTGTACGCCCAAACAGGTTTATAAGGAGAACTTATGTAGATGCGTGTGCAGCAACACGGACGATCGAGCGAAATGTATTGAGCACCCAGATAAAATCTGGGATTCGATATATTGTAACTGCTCTTGTAGAAACGCACATGAATGTTCGACCGGCTTCTTTTACAACCAGAATACGTGCAGGTGTGAACGTTCTCCAGTAGAACAACGGAAATAA
- the LOC100642718 gene encoding uncharacterized protein LOC100642718 isoform X1 produces MIMYKHNSSLSMENHAQAISFANSYFALVDGLVSDLESQLSEDVVLYWFGSLIKGKKRVSTFLRNRKLNTRHIFPHIISTTDISYEKERLTRNKLCSCHYRKQQEYQTRHNNFVNDNSIICEPILQEMETSLSMCDVITDINHDEIHVKEIGAVDDTFYNLSEGDLCNLFKLGILSTDVEEIEHGINRIKLKEEMVPTIKRKCNRRDKHDIVEVKYVEANGEVEFSRKFWKLGSWNTYISRLATATLHTWRQPCKLQIAYTISSQCQTLKQSCETKNVTVRFVQPKVRLLSLQEINEITSRLMPNTNEFGGFLKDADFLADYKGFLENVKMEMAINDPCMPLFTAQYVKNKFVFNKPSISMDDPNGKDKKKFAFNYQIHLIIYQDIDICNMNKCCTILKE; encoded by the exons atgATAATGTACAAACACAATA GTAGTTTATCAATGGAAAACCATGCGCAAGCTATTTCATTTGCGAATAGTTATTTCGCTTTGGTCGATGGTCTTGTTTCTGATTTAGAAAGTCAGCTCTCGGAGGATGTGGTCCTCTATTGGTTTGGCAGTTTGATCAAAGGCAAGAAACGTGTGTCTACCTTCTTGCGAAATCGTAAACTGAATACAAGGCATATATTCCCACATATTATATCGACCACTGATATCAGTTACGAAAAGGAAAGGTTAACTCG GAACAAACTTTGTTCGTGTCATTATCGAAAACAGCAAGAATATCAAACAAGGCATAATAATTTCGTCAATGATAATAGCATAATATGCGAGCCGATCCTCCAAGAAATGGAAACGTCATTGTCGATGTGTGACGTCATAACAGACATTAATCACGACGAAATTCATGTGAAGGAAATTGGCGCAGTGGACGACACGTTTTACAATCTAAGCGAGGGTGATCTCTGCAACCTTTTCAAGCTCGGCATCTTATCGACCGACGTAGAAGAAATCGAGCATGGCATTAATAGGATAAAATTGAAAGAGGAAATGGTACCAACCATCAAGAGAAAGTGTAATCGAAGAGATAAACACGATATCGTTGAAGTTAAGTATGTGGAGGCAAACGGCGAAGTAGAATTCTCCCGAAAATTTTGGAAACTAG GTTCCTGGAACACGTATATCTCGCGTCTCGCTACAGCTACTCTTCACACTTGGAGGCAGCCATGTAAATTGCAAATTGCATATACTATCTCGTCTCAATGTCAAACCTTGAAACAATCGTGTGAAACTAAAAATGTCACGGTACGATTCGTACAGCCTAAAGTCAGACTACTCAGTCTACAGGAGATTAATGAAATTACTAGTAGACTAATGCCTAATACGAACGAGTTCGGTGGATTTTTGAAGGATGCGGATTTCTTAGCGGATTATAAAGGTTTTCTAGAAAATGTGAAAATGGAAATGGCAATTAATGATCCTTGTATGCCATTATTCACTGCTCagtatgttaaaaataaatttgtcttTAATAAACCGTCCATCAGTATGGATGATCCCAATGgtaaagacaaaaaaaagttcGCTTTTAATTATCAGATTCATCTGATAATATATCAGGATATTGATATATGTAACATGAACAAGTGTTGCACGAttttaaaagaatga
- the LOC100642718 gene encoding uncharacterized protein LOC100642718 isoform X3 yields MENHAQAISFANSYFALVDGLVSDLESQLSEDVVLYWFGSLIKGKKRVSTFLRNRKLNTRHIFPHIISTTDISYEKERLTRNKLCSCHYRKQQEYQTRHNNFVNDNSIICEPILQEMETSLSMCDVITDINHDEIHVKEIGAVDDTFYNLSEGDLCNLFKLGILSTDVEEIEHGINRIKLKEEMVPTIKRKCNRRDKHDIVEVKYVEANGEVEFSRKFWKLGSWNTYISRLATATLHTWRQPCKLQIAYTISSQCQTLKQSCETKNVTVRFVQPKVRLLSLQEINEITSRLMPNTNEFGGFLKDADFLADYKGFLENVKMEMAINDPCMPLFTAQYVKNKFVFNKPSISMDDPNGKDKKKFAFNYQIHLIIYQDIDICNMNKCCTILKE; encoded by the exons ATGGAAAACCATGCGCAAGCTATTTCATTTGCGAATAGTTATTTCGCTTTGGTCGATGGTCTTGTTTCTGATTTAGAAAGTCAGCTCTCGGAGGATGTGGTCCTCTATTGGTTTGGCAGTTTGATCAAAGGCAAGAAACGTGTGTCTACCTTCTTGCGAAATCGTAAACTGAATACAAGGCATATATTCCCACATATTATATCGACCACTGATATCAGTTACGAAAAGGAAAGGTTAACTCG GAACAAACTTTGTTCGTGTCATTATCGAAAACAGCAAGAATATCAAACAAGGCATAATAATTTCGTCAATGATAATAGCATAATATGCGAGCCGATCCTCCAAGAAATGGAAACGTCATTGTCGATGTGTGACGTCATAACAGACATTAATCACGACGAAATTCATGTGAAGGAAATTGGCGCAGTGGACGACACGTTTTACAATCTAAGCGAGGGTGATCTCTGCAACCTTTTCAAGCTCGGCATCTTATCGACCGACGTAGAAGAAATCGAGCATGGCATTAATAGGATAAAATTGAAAGAGGAAATGGTACCAACCATCAAGAGAAAGTGTAATCGAAGAGATAAACACGATATCGTTGAAGTTAAGTATGTGGAGGCAAACGGCGAAGTAGAATTCTCCCGAAAATTTTGGAAACTAG GTTCCTGGAACACGTATATCTCGCGTCTCGCTACAGCTACTCTTCACACTTGGAGGCAGCCATGTAAATTGCAAATTGCATATACTATCTCGTCTCAATGTCAAACCTTGAAACAATCGTGTGAAACTAAAAATGTCACGGTACGATTCGTACAGCCTAAAGTCAGACTACTCAGTCTACAGGAGATTAATGAAATTACTAGTAGACTAATGCCTAATACGAACGAGTTCGGTGGATTTTTGAAGGATGCGGATTTCTTAGCGGATTATAAAGGTTTTCTAGAAAATGTGAAAATGGAAATGGCAATTAATGATCCTTGTATGCCATTATTCACTGCTCagtatgttaaaaataaatttgtcttTAATAAACCGTCCATCAGTATGGATGATCCCAATGgtaaagacaaaaaaaagttcGCTTTTAATTATCAGATTCATCTGATAATATATCAGGATATTGATATATGTAACATGAACAAGTGTTGCACGAttttaaaagaatga